A single window of Syntrophotalea acetylenica DNA harbors:
- a CDS encoding ComEA family DNA-binding protein — MDDNIRNDLLVSLPVHSGETLELVCQEGHAIDLSRKFMPAAQRMTLGIPLHPDSMNFSDWQALPGIGPKLAERIMDERQKNGAFGSLQALQRVRGIGPGTIRRIQKFF; from the coding sequence ATGGACGATAACATCAGGAACGATTTGTTGGTTTCGTTGCCCGTGCACAGCGGCGAAACTCTGGAACTGGTTTGTCAAGAGGGGCATGCCATTGATTTATCGCGAAAATTTATGCCGGCGGCGCAGCGCATGACCCTGGGGATTCCGTTGCATCCCGATTCCATGAACTTCAGTGATTGGCAGGCCTTGCCGGGCATCGGGCCCAAATTGGCGGAACGAATCATGGATGAGCGCCAAAAAAATGGCGCATTTGGCAGTCTGCAGGCCCTGCAGAGGGTGCGAGGGATCGGGCCAGGGACGATTCGACGCATTCAAAAATTTTTTTGA
- a CDS encoding VirB4 family type IV secretion/conjugal transfer ATPase — MTRQQAKTQGVWQRENPVADFIPYSVQVNESTVKTTGGHYLQVIKLSGVAHEAADPENVILWKNQINILLRNISSPRVCLWSNTIRREENTYPDGKHSGLLDRALDEKYRKHLAEKKMMVNELYLTVIYRPEASGPFRIFSRLEINPEVLKQQQDEAIEKLNELVSVVVGSLAAYGPRILGTYVRLGRLHSETLEFLDYLANGDWIPRALPRQKISDCLARNRPFFGSDALELRGVVESKVGAILGISEYPEGTEPGLLNALLSAPFPLILTQSFQFLSKPVAIELLLRQQRRLQTAGDLAVSQVEEIDDALDDLASGRIVYGEHHLSLAVFAENLRQLRANLAAARAEMADCSIVVAREDWALGAAYWAQLPGNFRYRPRPAPISSRNFAGFSSFHNYPTGRPTGNQWGPAVAMFRTSSGAPYYFNFHEPLDNAKAKMKAVAERELGADSLQEEREEQKALGNTLIIGPSGSGKTVVQGFLMSQARKFRPTQVVFDKDRGLEIFVRASGGIYSPLKTGEPTGFNPFNLATTEASMLFLNHLVKKICGGGFSNRQEKEIDNAIRGVMGLPEHLRRLGRCLDFLDPVDPEGPHARLSKWCGEGSLAWVLDNPEDRLDFQNNTIFGFDVTEFLDHDEIRTPIIMYLFYRIEQLIDGRRFMAFLDEFWKLLLDEYFEDFAQNKQKVIRKQNGIMVYGTQSAKDVLESPIAHTLIEQCATMIFMPNPKADRKDYMDGFHLSEREFQLIKEDMAPGSRRFLIKQGQSSVVAELKLQGFDDELAVISGTTDNVQMVARIIENHGEDPAVWLPIFHKQRRLAK; from the coding sequence ATGACCAGACAGCAGGCCAAAACACAGGGGGTGTGGCAGCGCGAAAATCCGGTGGCCGACTTTATCCCTTATTCCGTTCAGGTCAATGAATCGACGGTTAAAACAACCGGAGGGCATTATCTTCAGGTTATAAAGCTGAGCGGTGTGGCCCATGAGGCTGCCGATCCGGAAAATGTCATTCTCTGGAAAAACCAGATCAATATTTTGCTTCGCAATATATCATCCCCGCGGGTCTGTCTTTGGTCGAATACCATCCGACGCGAAGAGAACACTTATCCGGACGGAAAGCATAGCGGACTTTTAGATAGGGCGTTGGATGAAAAATACCGAAAGCACTTAGCTGAGAAGAAAATGATGGTCAACGAACTTTACCTGACAGTCATTTACCGTCCAGAAGCTTCCGGGCCTTTCAGGATTTTTTCACGGTTGGAAATAAATCCGGAGGTTCTGAAACAGCAACAGGACGAAGCCATAGAGAAGTTGAATGAGCTCGTCTCTGTTGTGGTCGGTTCTCTTGCAGCCTACGGTCCTCGTATTCTCGGCACCTATGTCCGTTTAGGACGACTGCATTCGGAGACTCTGGAGTTCCTTGATTATCTGGCTAATGGCGACTGGATCCCCCGCGCACTCCCACGTCAGAAAATTTCCGATTGCCTGGCCAGAAACAGGCCCTTTTTCGGATCGGATGCACTGGAACTCCGCGGGGTCGTGGAGAGCAAAGTAGGCGCGATTCTGGGGATTTCCGAATATCCGGAAGGTACCGAACCGGGGCTTCTTAATGCACTGCTGTCCGCTCCCTTTCCGCTCATCCTCACACAGAGCTTCCAATTTCTGTCAAAACCGGTGGCCATTGAATTATTGCTACGTCAACAACGCAGGCTGCAAACCGCCGGAGACCTTGCCGTGTCCCAAGTCGAAGAAATAGACGACGCTCTGGACGATCTGGCCTCCGGACGCATTGTTTACGGCGAGCATCATTTGTCTTTGGCTGTTTTCGCGGAAAATCTCCGGCAATTAAGGGCCAACCTGGCGGCCGCTCGGGCGGAAATGGCAGATTGTTCGATAGTGGTGGCCCGTGAGGATTGGGCCCTGGGAGCTGCCTATTGGGCACAATTGCCTGGTAATTTCAGATATCGGCCCCGGCCGGCTCCGATAAGTTCGAGAAATTTCGCCGGATTCTCCAGCTTCCACAACTACCCGACGGGCCGACCGACCGGAAACCAATGGGGACCTGCTGTGGCCATGTTTCGCACCAGTTCCGGAGCTCCTTATTACTTTAATTTCCATGAGCCCCTGGACAACGCCAAAGCCAAAATGAAAGCCGTAGCCGAACGGGAGTTAGGTGCTGACAGTTTGCAGGAAGAAAGAGAAGAGCAAAAGGCCCTCGGCAATACCCTGATTATCGGGCCGTCAGGCTCGGGAAAAACAGTTGTTCAAGGCTTCCTGATGTCCCAAGCCAGAAAGTTTCGACCTACTCAGGTTGTTTTCGACAAAGACCGGGGATTGGAGATTTTCGTGCGGGCAAGCGGGGGCATATATTCTCCCCTTAAAACAGGGGAACCCACCGGGTTCAATCCTTTCAACCTTGCGACCACCGAAGCGAGCATGCTGTTTCTTAATCACCTGGTTAAAAAGATTTGCGGCGGCGGGTTCTCAAACCGACAGGAAAAGGAGATCGACAACGCTATCCGCGGTGTTATGGGTTTGCCGGAGCATCTGCGTCGCCTGGGTCGCTGTTTGGATTTTCTCGATCCCGTGGACCCAGAAGGCCCTCATGCCAGGCTATCAAAGTGGTGCGGAGAGGGCTCCCTTGCCTGGGTGCTTGATAACCCGGAAGACCGTCTGGATTTTCAAAACAATACCATTTTCGGGTTCGATGTGACGGAGTTTTTGGACCATGACGAAATCCGCACCCCTATCATCATGTACCTGTTTTATCGCATCGAGCAGTTGATCGACGGACGCAGATTCATGGCGTTTCTGGATGAATTTTGGAAACTCCTGCTGGATGAGTATTTCGAGGATTTTGCGCAGAACAAGCAAAAGGTCATTCGGAAGCAGAATGGCATCATGGTCTATGGTACCCAGTCGGCGAAAGACGTGCTCGAATCGCCCATCGCCCACACCCTGATCGAGCAATGCGCCACCATGATCTTCATGCCGAATCCGAAAGCCGACCGGAAAGACTACATGGACGGCTTCCATCTGTCCGAAAGGGAATTTCAATTAATCAAAGAAGATATGGCTCCCGGATCGCGGCGGTTTCTCATCAAACAAGGACAAAGCAGCGTAGTTGCAGAATTGAAATTGCAGGGCTTTGATGACGAACTGGCGGTGATTTCCGGGACTACTGACAATGTGCAGATGGTTGCCCGCATTATCGAAAACCATGGCGAAGATCCGGCCGTATGGCTGCCGATCTTCCATAAGCAAAGGAGGCTTGCAAAATGA
- the cimA gene encoding citramalate synthase — translation MTAIRLYDTTLRDGTQAEEISFLVEDKIRIAEKLDELGIHYIEGGWPGSNPKDIDFFRKIRKASIKQTKIAAFGSTRRAKSTPEKDNNLRTLIQAEPDVITIFGKTWDFHVREALRIGLQENLDLIHDSLVYLKQNVAEVFYDAEHFFDGYKANPEYAINTLRAAQDAGVDCIVLCDTNGGTLPFELPPIIAEVRKHIATPLGIHAHNDSECAVANSLVAIDCGCVHVQGTINGFGERCGNANLCSIIPSLMLKMGKQCLTDQQLVSLREVSRFVYELANLVPNKHQPYVGNSAFAHKGGVHVSAIQRHAETYEHIRPERVGNVSRVLVSDLSGRSNILAKAEQFNIKLDSKDPLTIEILERLKDLENQGYQFEGAEASFDLLMRRALGTLRPFFSVVGFRVIDSKREGEEKPFSEATVQIKVGGHVEHTAAEGNGPVNALDHALRKALENFYPQIKEMQLLDYKVRVLPAGRGTASVTRVLIESGDKTMRWGTVGVSDNIIDASYYALIDAFLYKLLKDSKGT, via the coding sequence ATGACTGCGATTCGATTGTACGACACCACCCTGAGAGACGGTACCCAAGCCGAAGAAATATCCTTCCTGGTCGAGGACAAGATCCGCATTGCGGAAAAACTCGACGAACTGGGGATTCATTATATCGAGGGCGGATGGCCGGGATCCAATCCCAAGGATATCGACTTTTTTCGAAAAATCCGCAAGGCATCCATCAAACAGACCAAAATCGCCGCCTTCGGTTCGACCCGCCGGGCCAAAAGTACGCCCGAAAAGGACAACAACCTGCGCACTCTGATCCAGGCCGAGCCGGACGTCATCACGATTTTCGGCAAGACGTGGGATTTTCACGTACGCGAAGCTTTGCGCATCGGCCTGCAGGAGAATCTGGATCTCATCCATGATTCCCTGGTCTATCTCAAGCAGAATGTCGCCGAAGTCTTTTACGACGCCGAACACTTTTTCGACGGCTACAAGGCCAACCCCGAATATGCCATTAACACCCTCAGGGCGGCTCAGGACGCCGGAGTGGATTGCATCGTACTGTGCGATACCAATGGCGGCACGCTGCCCTTTGAGCTGCCGCCGATCATTGCCGAGGTGCGCAAGCATATTGCCACCCCTCTGGGTATTCATGCGCATAACGACAGTGAATGCGCCGTCGCCAATTCCCTGGTGGCCATCGATTGCGGTTGTGTGCATGTGCAGGGTACCATCAACGGATTCGGCGAACGCTGTGGCAACGCGAATCTGTGTTCCATTATCCCGTCGTTGATGTTGAAAATGGGCAAGCAGTGCCTCACGGACCAACAGCTTGTTTCTTTGCGGGAGGTCTCGCGATTTGTCTACGAGTTGGCCAACCTGGTGCCCAACAAGCATCAGCCGTATGTCGGCAATTCGGCCTTTGCCCATAAAGGCGGTGTTCATGTTTCCGCTATTCAACGCCATGCCGAAACCTATGAGCACATCCGTCCCGAACGGGTCGGCAACGTCAGTCGCGTGCTGGTCTCCGATCTGTCCGGACGCTCCAACATTCTGGCCAAGGCCGAGCAGTTCAACATCAAGCTTGACAGCAAGGACCCTCTGACCATCGAGATTCTGGAAAGGCTCAAGGATCTTGAAAACCAGGGCTACCAGTTTGAGGGAGCCGAGGCTTCCTTCGACCTGCTGATGCGCAGGGCCTTGGGGACGCTGCGGCCGTTTTTTTCGGTGGTCGGTTTCCGTGTCATCGACAGCAAGCGCGAAGGGGAGGAAAAACCCTTTTCCGAGGCTACCGTACAGATCAAGGTTGGCGGCCATGTCGAGCATACCGCCGCCGAAGGCAACGGGCCGGTGAATGCACTGGACCACGCCTTGCGCAAGGCTCTGGAAAACTTCTACCCGCAGATCAAGGAAATGCAGTTGCTTGACTACAAGGTCAGGGTGCTGCCGGCGGGCCGGGGCACCGCGTCGGTGACGCGCGTGCTTATCGAATCGGGCGACAAGACCATGCGATGGGGCACGGTTGGAGTCAGTGACAACATCATCGATGCCTCCTACTATGCCCTGATAGACGCCTTTTTGTACAAGCTTCTCAAAGACAGTAAAGGGACCTGA
- a CDS encoding CBS domain-containing protein has protein sequence MLKARDIMTVDVHTVSMETSVEELARLFVKTKVSAMPVVDDEGMLQGIVTETDLVSQDQALHIPTVVSLFDWVVYLESEDRFAEQVRKMTARLVQEICTRDVATCTPDAPVSEIVSLMLDKGIHMVPVVDKGKLLGVVARLDIIRSMEL, from the coding sequence ATGCTGAAGGCCCGCGATATCATGACCGTTGATGTGCACACGGTTTCCATGGAAACCAGCGTCGAGGAACTCGCCCGCCTGTTTGTCAAGACCAAAGTCAGCGCCATGCCCGTGGTCGACGATGAAGGGATGCTGCAGGGGATCGTCACGGAAACCGACCTTGTCTCGCAGGATCAGGCTTTACACATCCCGACAGTGGTTTCCCTCTTTGACTGGGTGGTTTACCTGGAAAGCGAGGACCGTTTTGCCGAGCAGGTGCGGAAAATGACCGCCCGCCTGGTGCAGGAAATCTGTACCCGGGATGTCGCCACCTGCACGCCTGACGCGCCGGTATCCGAAATCGTTTCCCTGATGCTCGACAAAGGGATTCACATGGTGCCGGTGGTTGACAAGGGCAAACTGCTTGGCGTTGTGGCGCGACTTGACATCATCCGCAGTATGGAGCTTTAA
- a CDS encoding pyridoxine 5'-phosphate synthase — protein sequence MALLGVNVDHVATIRQARGTSEPDPVTAAALAELGGADGITIHLREDRRHIQDRDVELLRQTAKVPLNLEMAATDEMVGIALKILPDAATLVPEKRQELTTEGGLNVALLREPLKKHVDLLRQGGISVSLFIDPDLEQVKASHRLGADAVEIHTGSYCDAACPLTRQKELDKIAAAIRAGNKLGLKVHAGHGLTYFNIKPVAALGGIREFNIGHSIISRAVLVGLERAVREMKALVGDA from the coding sequence GTGGCATTGCTTGGCGTAAATGTGGATCACGTGGCGACCATCCGGCAGGCGCGCGGCACCAGCGAGCCCGATCCTGTAACGGCGGCAGCTCTGGCGGAACTGGGCGGTGCCGACGGCATTACCATCCATCTGAGGGAAGACCGTCGGCATATCCAGGACCGCGATGTGGAGCTGCTGCGGCAGACCGCCAAGGTGCCACTCAATCTGGAGATGGCAGCTACCGACGAAATGGTCGGGATCGCTCTCAAGATACTGCCCGACGCGGCGACCCTGGTTCCGGAAAAGCGACAGGAACTGACAACCGAAGGCGGCCTGAATGTGGCGCTCTTGCGGGAGCCGCTGAAAAAACACGTGGATCTTTTGCGACAAGGCGGCATCAGCGTGAGTCTGTTCATCGATCCCGATCTGGAACAGGTCAAGGCGTCGCACCGGCTTGGGGCCGACGCTGTGGAAATTCACACCGGCAGCTACTGCGATGCTGCCTGCCCGCTCACGCGTCAGAAGGAACTCGACAAGATCGCCGCCGCGATCAGGGCCGGCAACAAGCTCGGGCTGAAGGTGCATGCCGGACACGGTCTGACCTATTTCAACATTAAGCCGGTCGCCGCCCTCGGCGGCATCCGGGAGTTCAACATCGGGCACAGTATCATTTCGCGCGCCGTTCTGGTCGGCCTGGAGAGGGCGGTACGAGAGATGAAAGCATTGGTGGGCGACGCCTGA
- a CDS encoding aspartate kinase has translation MALVVQKYGGTSVGTVDRIRNVARRVAKTYDDGNDVVVVVSAMSGETNKLVTLANEMCDFPSEREYDVLVATGEQVTISLLSMCLNSMGYKAKSYLGHQIPIITDSTFSKARIEEIGDRNIREDLKNGNIIVVAGFQGVDREGNLTTLGRGGSDTSAVAVAAALKADVCEIYTDVDGVYTTDPRIVTDATKIDKISYDEMLEMASLGAKVLQIRSVEFAKKYGVVVHVRSSFNDNPGTLVTKEDEDMETVLVSGITYNKDEAKISVMGVPDKPGIAARLFTPLTTANITIDMIIQNVSNDGLTDLTFTVPHGDFKKALKAVEETALEIGAAGVRSDENIAKVSIVGVGMRSHSGIASKMFQVLSQEGINIQMISTSEIKVSCIVDAKYTELAVRVLHQAFGLDKKDTRAE, from the coding sequence ATGGCCCTGGTAGTACAGAAATATGGGGGGACGTCGGTCGGAACCGTGGACAGGATCCGCAATGTCGCCCGTCGCGTTGCCAAGACCTACGATGACGGCAACGATGTGGTGGTGGTCGTGTCGGCCATGTCCGGGGAAACCAACAAGCTGGTTACCCTGGCCAATGAAATGTGCGATTTTCCCAGTGAGCGCGAATACGATGTCCTGGTTGCCACCGGCGAACAGGTCACGATTTCGCTTCTGTCCATGTGCCTGAATTCCATGGGGTACAAGGCCAAGAGCTATCTGGGTCACCAGATTCCTATTATTACCGACAGCACCTTCAGCAAGGCGCGCATCGAGGAGATCGGTGACAGAAATATTCGCGAGGATCTCAAAAACGGCAACATCATCGTCGTGGCCGGTTTTCAGGGGGTCGATCGTGAAGGCAACCTTACCACCCTCGGCCGCGGCGGCTCCGATACCTCCGCCGTGGCGGTAGCCGCAGCGCTGAAGGCCGATGTCTGTGAAATTTATACCGATGTCGATGGCGTCTATACCACCGATCCGCGCATCGTTACCGATGCGACCAAAATCGATAAAATTTCCTACGACGAGATGCTGGAAATGGCATCCCTCGGGGCCAAGGTGCTGCAGATCCGCTCGGTGGAATTCGCAAAAAAATACGGCGTGGTGGTCCACGTGCGTTCCAGTTTTAACGATAATCCAGGGACCCTGGTAACCAAGGAGGACGAGGATATGGAGACCGTTCTGGTTTCGGGCATTACCTACAACAAAGACGAGGCCAAGATTTCCGTAATGGGGGTTCCGGACAAACCCGGGATCGCAGCCAGGCTGTTCACTCCTTTGACCACGGCCAATATTACCATCGACATGATTATCCAGAACGTGTCCAACGACGGGTTGACCGACCTGACCTTTACCGTACCGCACGGCGATTTCAAAAAAGCCCTCAAGGCCGTCGAGGAGACCGCCCTGGAAATCGGCGCAGCTGGCGTGCGCAGCGACGAGAACATTGCCAAGGTTTCCATTGTGGGGGTTGGCATGCGCTCCCATTCCGGCATCGCCAGCAAGATGTTTCAGGTGCTCTCCCAGGAGGGTATCAACATCCAGATGATCTCCACCAGCGAGATTAAAGTTTCGTGCATTGTCGATGCCAAATACACGGAACTGGCGGTGCGCGTTCTGCATCAGGCCTTCGGTCTGGACAAAAAAGACACCAGGGCTGAATGA
- a CDS encoding cell wall hydrolase, with product MMTLMRIKVCVLVFCGLIFSSFNSWANETITADQRIKLCSFELSEEDRDAIGRVTYAEAGDQGDSGMAAVVHVILNRLISGEFGSSITQILNAKNQFEPATRAGGWKNLPSLTPRQRARIDTIINLSLDGRLPDLTNGSLYFQNPVIVAQREAAGQTPKGLIRFNGSTPAAVIRDHEFYSVIKNQKTIPVLVQAQKPPAPEPWDIYAIARRLNLQENASRDVFTRKATGVIQ from the coding sequence ATGATGACGCTGATGAGAATCAAGGTTTGCGTTCTTGTCTTCTGCGGCTTGATCTTCAGCAGTTTTAACTCTTGGGCCAATGAAACCATAACTGCTGACCAGAGAATAAAATTGTGCAGTTTTGAGCTGTCCGAAGAGGACCGGGATGCTATCGGCCGGGTGACGTATGCGGAAGCTGGAGATCAGGGAGACAGTGGAATGGCCGCCGTTGTTCATGTGATTCTGAATCGACTGATATCCGGGGAATTCGGATCTTCTATTACCCAAATCCTCAACGCGAAAAACCAGTTCGAGCCAGCAACCCGGGCAGGAGGATGGAAAAATCTGCCAAGTCTTACCCCAAGGCAGAGGGCAAGAATTGACACCATCATTAACCTGTCCCTCGATGGTCGCCTCCCCGACTTAACAAATGGTTCCCTTTATTTTCAGAACCCGGTGATAGTCGCACAACGAGAGGCGGCCGGGCAAACACCCAAGGGGTTGATTCGTTTCAATGGTTCGACACCCGCCGCTGTTATCCGGGATCACGAGTTTTATTCCGTGATCAAAAACCAAAAGACGATCCCTGTTTTAGTTCAGGCCCAAAAACCACCGGCTCCGGAACCCTGGGATATTTATGCCATAGCCCGGCGGCTCAATCTTCAGGAAAACGCCTCTCGGGACGTTTTCACCCGGAAGGCAACCGGGGTGATCCAATAA
- a CDS encoding type IV secretion system protein VirB3, giving the protein MDGTDPLFVGPTRPAMKWGVTMDGIIVGFVLVAILMIGTGNPFTLLLYLPIHGTLYLLCMRDPRIIRLLFLWVQTKLRSLGWRHWGAATACPLVNTRAGKRLRS; this is encoded by the coding sequence ATGGATGGAACAGATCCGTTGTTTGTCGGGCCTACCAGGCCCGCAATGAAGTGGGGCGTTACAATGGACGGCATCATCGTCGGGTTTGTCCTGGTGGCCATTCTTATGATTGGTACCGGCAATCCGTTTACCCTGCTTCTGTACCTTCCCATTCATGGCACCTTGTACTTACTTTGTATGCGTGATCCCAGGATTATCCGACTCCTGTTTCTGTGGGTTCAAACCAAATTAAGATCACTCGGGTGGCGTCATTGGGGAGCCGCGACGGCTTGTCCCCTGGTTAATACGCGGGCCGGAAAAAGGTTACGATCATGA
- the tsaE gene encoding tRNA (adenosine(37)-N6)-threonylcarbamoyltransferase complex ATPase subunit type 1 TsaE, translated as MTQWQVDTVSAEETQRFGCWLGRMIGAPAVILLNGDLGAGKTCMTQGIARGLGVSENEAVTSPTYTLMNQYAGRLPLYHFDLYRLADRDELEELGLDDYLPGDGVAVVEWAERFPDLCQDGLNIHIGHRGMDRRSIRVHAIGAGGERLLRALQSAWQGQK; from the coding sequence GTGACGCAATGGCAGGTCGATACCGTTTCGGCAGAGGAAACCCAGCGATTCGGTTGCTGGCTGGGACGAATGATCGGCGCCCCCGCGGTCATTTTGCTGAACGGCGATCTGGGGGCCGGAAAAACCTGCATGACGCAGGGGATTGCCCGCGGTCTTGGCGTATCCGAGAATGAAGCCGTCACCAGTCCTACCTATACCCTGATGAACCAGTATGCAGGGCGACTGCCTCTTTACCATTTCGACCTTTATCGTCTTGCCGACCGCGACGAACTGGAAGAACTGGGCCTGGATGACTATTTGCCCGGCGACGGTGTCGCCGTGGTGGAATGGGCCGAGCGGTTTCCGGACCTGTGCCAGGACGGGCTGAATATTCATATCGGTCACCGGGGCATGGATCGTCGCAGCATCCGGGTACACGCTATCGGCGCAGGGGGAGAGCGTTTGCTGCGGGCTCTGCAGTCTGCCTGGCAGGGGCAAAAATAA
- the glmM gene encoding phosphoglucosamine mutase: MKKKLFGTDGVRGVANIYPMTTEIAMQLGRAAAHVFKKDRHRRHRIVIGKDTRLSGYMIENALVAGICSMGVDVLLVGPLPTPGIAFITSSMRADAGVVISASHNPYQDNGIKFFSADGFKLPDDTELEIEKLIFSNEIDSLRPVADEVGKAFRIDDACGRYVVFLKNSFPHKLDLNGLKIVLDCANGAAYKVAPAVLEELGAEVIPLGIKPNGSNINAGCGSLYPEVIARAVKEHGAHLGMALDGDADRVIFVDEQGQEVDGDHIMAICSLDMLQQGKLAHRTLVATVMSNMGLDIALRNAGGRVIKTAVGDRYVVEEMRRGGYNLGGEQSGHMIFLEHNTTGDGMVSALQLLAIMQRTGKPLSELSGVMTALPQVLLNVRVASRQDIYIVPEISRTIKAAEEKLADSGRVLIRYSGTEPLLRIMLEGQDELQITEMAQEIADVIDRHLGVGTKEH, encoded by the coding sequence ATGAAAAAGAAATTGTTCGGCACGGACGGTGTCCGTGGTGTGGCCAATATTTACCCCATGACCACCGAAATCGCCATGCAGCTTGGCAGGGCTGCTGCCCACGTATTCAAGAAGGACAGGCATCGCCGACATCGCATCGTGATTGGCAAGGACACGCGCCTGTCGGGGTACATGATTGAAAACGCTCTTGTGGCAGGCATTTGTTCCATGGGGGTGGATGTTCTGCTGGTTGGCCCGCTGCCGACACCAGGCATTGCCTTTATCACCTCATCCATGCGGGCCGACGCAGGCGTGGTTATTTCCGCGTCCCACAACCCCTATCAGGACAATGGCATCAAATTCTTTTCCGCCGACGGTTTCAAACTGCCGGACGATACCGAACTGGAAATCGAAAAACTGATTTTTAGTAACGAAATCGATTCGTTGCGGCCGGTGGCCGATGAGGTGGGTAAGGCTTTTCGCATCGATGATGCCTGTGGTCGTTATGTGGTGTTTTTAAAAAACTCCTTTCCTCACAAGCTGGATCTCAACGGCCTGAAGATTGTTCTGGATTGTGCCAACGGCGCCGCCTACAAGGTTGCGCCTGCGGTGCTTGAGGAACTGGGCGCCGAGGTGATCCCGCTGGGGATCAAGCCCAACGGCTCCAATATCAACGCGGGTTGCGGTTCTCTGTATCCGGAAGTGATCGCCAGGGCCGTCAAGGAGCACGGCGCACATCTGGGCATGGCGCTGGACGGCGACGCCGACCGGGTCATCTTTGTCGACGAGCAGGGCCAGGAGGTTGATGGCGACCATATCATGGCGATTTGCAGTCTCGACATGCTGCAGCAAGGTAAACTGGCGCATCGCACCCTGGTGGCGACCGTGATGAGCAACATGGGGCTCGATATTGCCTTGCGCAACGCCGGTGGCCGTGTGATCAAGACCGCCGTCGGCGATCGCTATGTGGTGGAGGAGATGCGCCGCGGCGGCTACAACCTCGGCGGCGAGCAATCCGGCCACATGATTTTTCTCGAGCACAACACCACCGGTGACGGCATGGTTTCGGCCCTGCAGTTGCTGGCCATCATGCAGCGTACCGGCAAGCCCCTGTCGGAGCTTTCCGGCGTCATGACGGCGCTGCCCCAGGTTCTGCTGAATGTGCGGGTGGCAAGCCGTCAGGATATTTATATCGTTCCTGAAATTTCCCGGACCATCAAGGCTGCCGAGGAAAAACTGGCGGATAGCGGGCGGGTGCTGATCCGGTATTCGGGGACCGAACCGCTGCTGCGCATTATGCTGGAAGGCCAGGACGAGCTTCAGATTACTGAAATGGCCCAGGAAATCGCCGACGTCATCGACCGGCATCTGGGCGTTGGGACAAAGGAGCACTAA
- a CDS encoding TrbC/VirB2 family protein has protein sequence MQTTQTAVTEASSRKQQALSIMALAIIFVLSSSSLAFAGPIEDGVDWVLDLLTNGIARSVAIIGIVILGYLAWAGKITGEACLKYVLGIVLVFGGATIVDLIIAAVS, from the coding sequence ATGCAGACCACACAAACTGCTGTCACCGAAGCCTCATCCCGAAAACAACAAGCCCTCTCCATTATGGCTTTGGCAATTATTTTTGTACTGTCTTCGTCTAGTCTGGCCTTTGCAGGACCTATCGAGGACGGTGTGGATTGGGTGCTCGATCTTTTAACCAATGGTATTGCCCGCAGCGTAGCGATCATCGGGATTGTTATTCTTGGCTATCTGGCCTGGGCAGGGAAGATTACGGGCGAAGCCTGTTTGAAATATGTTCTGGGCATTGTTCTGGTTTTTGGTGGCGCGACCATCGTCGATCTCATTATTGCTGCCGTATCCTGA
- a CDS encoding type IV secretion system protein: MKCKTVAVILAGALTVASFFPRKAVAGGIPVIDTSNLAQSIKQVMYMVKQIEQLKNQLEIAETQLDRISGSRGMGGIISSQYDVAMDLNQAEILEDLGLKSAEENGLTGKEASLYDEANENVSSWLGQSEKSLEQARDRFSELSKLVAKVNNCPDQKDILDLQARIQAEQVLLQNEMVKLAMLQARAEAREAAHKQKIRQMTVETTGEYTPIDW, encoded by the coding sequence ATGAAATGCAAAACGGTCGCCGTCATACTGGCCGGAGCGCTCACAGTTGCCTCTTTTTTCCCCAGAAAGGCAGTTGCGGGGGGCATTCCGGTTATCGATACAAGCAATTTGGCCCAGTCTATTAAGCAGGTCATGTATATGGTAAAGCAAATCGAACAGCTGAAAAATCAGTTGGAAATCGCTGAAACCCAGCTGGACCGCATCAGCGGATCGCGGGGCATGGGAGGGATTATAAGCTCTCAATACGACGTAGCCATGGATCTGAACCAGGCCGAAATATTGGAAGATCTGGGGCTTAAGAGTGCGGAAGAAAACGGTCTAACAGGAAAAGAGGCCTCACTTTATGACGAGGCGAACGAGAATGTGTCTTCATGGCTTGGACAGTCTGAAAAATCACTGGAGCAAGCCCGGGATAGATTCAGTGAGCTTTCAAAGCTGGTGGCGAAGGTAAACAACTGTCCGGACCAGAAAGACATTTTGGATCTGCAAGCCAGGATTCAGGCAGAGCAAGTTCTTTTGCAAAATGAAATGGTCAAGCTTGCCATGCTTCAAGCCCGGGCCGAAGCTCGGGAAGCTGCTCACAAGCAAAAAATCCGGCAAATGACCGTTGAGACAACTGGAGAGTATACCCCTATTGACTGGTAA